In Streptomyces nojiriensis, one genomic interval encodes:
- a CDS encoding ABC transporter ATP-binding protein: MKPFLRVRGLRSGYAGGVVLGGLDLDAEEGGIVAVLGRNGVGKTTLISTVMGFVRPYEGSITLDGRELAGARVDVIARAGVGVVPQGRRVFAPLTVAEHLAIAARRRAATGPWNRARILYLLPRLGERLGHRGDELSGGEQQMLAIARALLGNPRLLLLDEPSDGLAPAIVSQVGEVIREVSAEGMTVVLVEQNLALALSVAEHVAVMQKGSIVHRAPCAEFASSPGDRRRLLGVD, from the coding sequence GTGAAGCCGTTCCTGCGCGTGCGCGGCCTGCGCTCCGGCTACGCCGGGGGCGTGGTCCTCGGCGGCCTCGACCTCGATGCCGAAGAAGGCGGGATCGTCGCCGTCCTCGGGCGCAACGGGGTCGGGAAGACCACCCTCATCTCGACCGTCATGGGATTCGTCCGGCCCTACGAAGGCAGCATCACCCTGGACGGCCGGGAGCTCGCCGGAGCCCGCGTCGACGTCATCGCCCGGGCCGGAGTCGGCGTCGTCCCCCAGGGACGCCGGGTGTTCGCCCCGCTGACCGTGGCGGAGCACCTCGCGATCGCCGCACGGCGCCGTGCCGCGACGGGTCCGTGGAACCGGGCGCGGATCCTCTACCTGCTGCCGAGACTGGGGGAGCGGCTCGGACACCGGGGCGACGAACTCTCCGGAGGCGAACAGCAGATGCTCGCGATCGCCCGGGCCCTGCTGGGCAATCCACGCCTGCTGCTCCTCGACGAACCGTCCGACGGCCTGGCGCCCGCGATCGTCTCCCAGGTGGGGGAGGTGATCCGGGAGGTGAGCGCCGAGGGCATGACGGTCGTCCTCGTCGAGCAGAACCTCGCCCTCGCCCTCTCCGTCGCCGAGCACGTCGCCGTCATGCAGAAGGGGAGCATCGTCCATCGAGCGCCCTGTGCCGAGTTCGCCTCGAGTCCGGGCGACCGCCGGCGGCTGCTGGGTGTCGACTGA
- a CDS encoding ABC transporter ATP-binding protein has translation MSDIDLLELRGVSKHFGSFTAVDEVSLTVRAGARHAIIGPNGAGKSTLFGLVSGTLAAGTGTILLDGRDVTRLPVHRRVALGTAATFQHSSLFMRETVLENVLLAALLRSGAGLGGWRKVSARTTELARARTLLERVGLPDRHDLAVGALSHGERRQLEVAVALATEPRLLLLDEPAAGMSPAETQRLTELIADLPEEVTVLLIEHDLDMVFELADTVTVMHLGRHLTTGTPDHVRASAEVRRAYLGTTEAAS, from the coding sequence GTGAGCGACATCGACCTACTGGAACTGCGCGGGGTGTCCAAACACTTCGGGTCCTTCACCGCCGTCGACGAGGTGTCCCTCACCGTGCGCGCCGGTGCCCGGCACGCGATCATCGGACCCAACGGCGCGGGAAAATCCACCCTGTTCGGCCTCGTCTCCGGAACCCTGGCGGCCGGCACCGGAACCATCCTCCTGGACGGGCGGGACGTGACCCGGCTGCCCGTGCACCGCCGGGTCGCACTCGGCACGGCCGCGACCTTCCAGCATTCCAGCCTCTTCATGCGGGAGACCGTGCTGGAGAACGTCCTCCTCGCCGCACTGCTCCGCTCCGGCGCGGGGCTCGGCGGATGGCGGAAGGTGAGTGCCAGGACCACGGAGCTCGCCCGGGCGCGCACACTGCTGGAACGAGTGGGCCTGCCCGACCGGCACGACCTCGCGGTGGGCGCCCTCTCGCACGGCGAACGGCGGCAACTGGAGGTCGCGGTCGCCCTGGCCACCGAACCCCGGCTGCTGCTCCTGGACGAACCCGCCGCCGGAATGTCACCGGCGGAGACGCAGCGCCTCACGGAACTGATCGCCGACCTGCCCGAAGAGGTGACCGTACTGCTCATCGAACACGACCTCGACATGGTCTTCGAGCTCGCCGACACCGTCACCGTCATGCACCTCGGCCGACACCTCACCACCGGCACACCGGATCACGTGCGGGCCTCCGCCGAGGTCCGGCGGGCCTACCTCGGCACCACGGAGGCCGCCTCGTGA
- a CDS encoding Pls/PosA family non-ribosomal peptide synthetase, whose amino-acid sequence MAVTPESGELTLLDDGEALEESGKSARFTAGPAAPTRTLVDIFEATVRTYPDELALDDGTTRLTYRALAVEVERRRRALAAAGVGLGDRVGVRVPSGTNELYVAVLAVLAAGAAYVPVDAEDPDERADLVFGEAGVRAVLGGGQRIHAGRAAEPGPRAAASRPGPEHDAWIIFTSGSTGKPKGVAVSHRSAAAFVDAEAALFLADEPIGPGDRVMAGLSVAFDASCEEMWLAWRYGACLVPVPRSQVRSGADLGPWLVDQEITVVSTVPTLAALWEPEDLGEIRLLIFGGEACPPELTQRLVTEGREVWNTYGPTEATVVACAALLTGEEPIRIGLPLNGWELAVVDESGEPVPMGGSGQLVIGGVGLARYLDPDKDAEKYAPLESLGWQRAYRSGDLVRAEPEGLVFLGRADEQIKLGGRRIELGEVDAALQALPGVAGAAAAVRTARSGNQLLVGYLVAQDGWDHAAAVTRLRAELPAALVPLLAPVAELPTRTSGKVDRDALPWPLPGLETAGPTEQLYGTEAWLAEQWSETLGVTVTGASDDFFAIGGGSLAAAQLTTRLRTRYPSAAVLDIYQQPTLRKLARHLEKSAQDDGAARTVAPVPLRSQVAQSLLLLPLFTLVGLRWTVVLLTLGNVLHGSGAFPWAPTASWWLVSAGALLLFSPPGRLAIAAGGARLLLRGVQAGRHPRGGSVHLRLWTAERLAECAGATSLTGSWLERYGRALGAKIGPEVDLHSLPPVTGMLRLGRGCAVESEVDLSGHWLDGDHLEIGAIKVGAGAVVGTRSILFPGARVGKRAEVAPGSAVVGQIPTGQRWAGAPAGKLGKAKHNWPRARPPRGLPWRAAYGAAGFGLTALPVLAALPALLVAGRFVPAGAGLTEALRGALLAVVPAALAFGFAYAALLLVSVRLLSLGLRTGTHPTHSRIGWQAWTVTQLMDLSRETLFPLYAGLITPVWLRLLGMKIGRGAEVSTVLALPSLTTVGEGAFLADDTLTAPYELGGGWMRIGHSEIGRRAFLGNSGMTAPGRSVPDDGLVGVLSATPKKAKKGSSYLGLPPVRLPRSTADADQSRTYEPPARLLWARGLVELCRLVPVFCSAALAVLTAAALCALITRSGLGVGGAALLSGAVLLTAGGAACAVAVTAKWLLVGRHRTGEHPLWSGFVWRNELADTFVEVLAVPWLAGSVPGTPVLALWLRALGGRIGRGVWCESYWLPETDLVVLGDGVSVNRGCVLQTHLFHDRILRTDTVVLREGATLGPGGIVLPGSTVGARSTLGPASLVMAGESVPADTRWLGNPIEAWRS is encoded by the coding sequence ATGGCAGTCACACCTGAGAGCGGTGAACTCACTCTGCTCGACGACGGGGAGGCGCTGGAGGAGTCCGGCAAGTCCGCCCGCTTCACCGCCGGGCCCGCGGCCCCCACCCGCACCCTCGTCGACATCTTCGAGGCCACCGTACGGACGTACCCCGACGAGCTCGCCCTCGACGACGGAACCACCCGATTGACCTACCGCGCACTCGCCGTCGAGGTCGAGCGCCGGCGCCGGGCCCTCGCGGCCGCCGGAGTGGGACTCGGCGACCGGGTCGGCGTTCGCGTACCGTCCGGGACCAACGAGCTGTACGTGGCCGTCCTCGCCGTCCTCGCAGCCGGAGCCGCCTACGTACCCGTCGACGCCGAGGACCCGGACGAGCGCGCCGACCTGGTCTTCGGCGAGGCCGGAGTACGGGCGGTGCTCGGCGGCGGACAGCGCATCCACGCCGGCCGGGCCGCGGAGCCCGGCCCCCGGGCCGCCGCCTCCCGCCCCGGCCCCGAGCACGACGCCTGGATCATCTTCACCTCCGGCTCCACCGGCAAGCCCAAGGGCGTCGCCGTCAGCCACCGCAGCGCCGCCGCCTTCGTCGACGCCGAGGCCGCGCTGTTCCTCGCCGACGAGCCGATCGGCCCCGGCGACCGCGTCATGGCCGGACTGTCCGTCGCCTTCGACGCCTCCTGCGAGGAGATGTGGCTGGCCTGGCGCTACGGCGCCTGCCTCGTGCCCGTACCCCGCTCCCAGGTGCGCAGCGGTGCCGACCTCGGCCCCTGGCTCGTGGACCAGGAGATCACCGTGGTCTCCACCGTGCCGACCCTGGCCGCCCTCTGGGAGCCCGAGGACCTGGGCGAGATCCGGCTGCTGATCTTCGGCGGCGAGGCCTGCCCGCCCGAGCTCACCCAGCGCCTGGTCACCGAAGGCCGCGAGGTCTGGAACACCTACGGCCCCACCGAGGCCACCGTCGTCGCCTGCGCCGCCCTCCTGACCGGCGAGGAGCCGATCCGGATCGGCCTCCCGCTGAACGGCTGGGAACTGGCCGTCGTCGACGAGTCCGGAGAACCGGTACCCATGGGCGGCAGCGGCCAGCTCGTGATCGGCGGCGTGGGCCTCGCCCGCTACCTCGACCCCGACAAGGACGCCGAGAAGTACGCCCCGCTCGAATCCCTCGGCTGGCAGCGCGCCTACCGCAGCGGCGACCTCGTACGCGCCGAACCGGAAGGCCTGGTCTTCCTCGGCCGCGCCGACGAGCAGATCAAGCTCGGCGGCCGCCGGATCGAGCTGGGCGAGGTCGACGCCGCGCTCCAGGCCCTGCCCGGCGTCGCGGGCGCGGCCGCCGCCGTCCGCACCGCGCGCAGCGGCAACCAGCTGCTCGTCGGCTACCTCGTCGCCCAGGACGGCTGGGACCACGCGGCAGCGGTCACCCGGCTGCGCGCCGAGCTGCCCGCCGCCCTCGTCCCGCTGCTCGCACCCGTCGCCGAGCTGCCCACCCGCACCTCCGGCAAGGTCGACCGCGACGCGCTGCCCTGGCCGCTGCCCGGTCTGGAGACCGCCGGCCCCACCGAGCAGCTCTACGGGACCGAGGCCTGGCTCGCCGAACAGTGGAGCGAGACCCTCGGGGTCACCGTCACCGGTGCCTCCGACGACTTCTTCGCGATCGGCGGCGGCAGCCTCGCCGCCGCCCAGCTCACCACCCGGCTGCGCACCCGCTACCCGAGCGCCGCCGTCCTCGACATCTACCAGCAGCCCACCCTGCGCAAGCTGGCCCGGCACCTGGAGAAGTCCGCCCAGGACGACGGAGCGGCCCGCACCGTCGCACCGGTCCCGCTGCGCTCCCAGGTGGCGCAGTCGCTCCTGCTGCTCCCGCTGTTCACCCTGGTGGGCCTGCGCTGGACGGTCGTCCTGCTGACCCTGGGCAACGTCCTGCACGGCTCCGGAGCCTTCCCGTGGGCCCCGACCGCCTCGTGGTGGCTCGTCTCCGCCGGCGCGCTGCTGCTCTTCAGCCCCCCGGGCCGGCTCGCGATCGCGGCCGGCGGCGCCCGCCTCCTGCTGCGCGGCGTGCAGGCCGGACGCCACCCGCGCGGCGGCAGCGTCCACCTGCGGCTGTGGACGGCCGAGCGGCTGGCCGAATGCGCCGGCGCCACCTCCCTCACCGGTTCCTGGCTCGAACGCTACGGCCGCGCCCTCGGCGCCAAGATCGGCCCCGAGGTCGACCTGCACTCCCTGCCCCCGGTCACGGGCATGCTCAGACTCGGCCGCGGCTGCGCCGTGGAGTCCGAGGTGGACCTCAGCGGCCACTGGCTCGACGGGGACCACCTGGAGATCGGCGCGATCAAGGTCGGCGCGGGCGCCGTGGTCGGCACCCGCAGCATCCTCTTCCCCGGCGCACGGGTCGGAAAGCGCGCCGAGGTGGCCCCCGGCTCCGCCGTCGTCGGACAGATCCCGACCGGCCAGCGCTGGGCCGGCGCACCCGCCGGGAAGCTCGGCAAGGCCAAGCACAACTGGCCGCGGGCACGCCCGCCGCGCGGACTCCCCTGGCGGGCCGCCTACGGGGCGGCCGGCTTCGGCCTCACGGCCCTGCCCGTGCTCGCCGCCCTGCCCGCCCTCCTCGTGGCCGGCCGCTTCGTACCCGCCGGCGCCGGACTCACCGAAGCCCTGCGCGGAGCGCTGCTCGCGGTGGTGCCCGCGGCGCTCGCCTTCGGGTTCGCGTACGCGGCCCTGCTGCTGGTCTCCGTACGACTGCTCAGCCTGGGCCTGCGGACCGGAACCCACCCGACGCACAGCAGGATCGGCTGGCAGGCCTGGACGGTCACCCAGCTGATGGACCTGTCCCGCGAGACGCTCTTCCCGCTGTACGCCGGGCTGATCACACCGGTCTGGTTGCGGCTGCTCGGCATGAAGATCGGCCGGGGCGCCGAGGTGTCCACCGTGCTCGCCCTGCCCAGCCTCACCACCGTCGGCGAAGGCGCCTTCCTCGCCGACGACACCCTGACCGCCCCCTACGAGCTCGGCGGCGGCTGGATGCGCATCGGACACTCCGAGATCGGCCGCCGCGCCTTCCTCGGGAACTCCGGCATGACCGCCCCGGGCCGCAGCGTGCCGGACGACGGGCTGGTCGGCGTCCTGTCCGCCACCCCGAAGAAGGCCAAGAAGGGCAGCTCCTACCTGGGCCTCCCGCCGGTCCGGCTGCCCCGGTCCACGGCCGACGCCGACCAGAGCCGGACGTACGAGCCGCCCGCGCGGCTGCTGTGGGCGCGCGGCCTGGTGGAGCTGTGCCGACTGGTCCCGGTGTTCTGCTCGGCCGCTCTGGCCGTGCTGACCGCGGCGGCGCTCTGCGCGCTGATCACGCGGAGCGGCCTCGGCGTCGGGGGAGCCGCGCTGCTCTCCGGAGCGGTCCTGCTCACCGCCGGAGGCGCCGCCTGCGCGGTCGCGGTGACCGCCAAATGGCTGCTGGTCGGCCGGCACCGGACCGGGGAGCACCCGCTGTGGAGCGGCTTCGTGTGGCGCAACGAGCTGGCCGACACCTTCGTGGAGGTCCTGGCCGTGCCGTGGCTGGCCGGATCGGTACCCGGCACGCCCGTGCTGGCCCTGTGGCTGCGCGCGCTCGGCGGCCGGATCGGCCGGGGCGTGTGGTGCGAGAGCTACTGGCTGCCCGAGACGGACCTGGTCGTGCTGGGCGACGGGGTCAGCGTGAACCGCGGCTGTGTGTTGCAGACACACCTCTTCCACGACCGGATCTTGAGGACGGATACTGTGGTGCTCCGTGAGGGCGCCACCCTGGGCCCGGGCGGAATCGTCCTGCCCGGGAGCACGGTGGGGGCCCGCAGCACACTGGGTCCCGCATCCCTCGTGATGGCCGGGGAATCCGTCCCCGCCGACACCCGCTGGCTGGGCAACCCGATCGAGGCGTGGCGGTCCTGA
- the katG gene encoding catalase/peroxidase HPI, with the protein MSENHDAIVADAKSEGGDGCPVAHERAPHPTQGGGNRQWWPERLNLKILAKNPAVANPLGEEFDYAAAFKTLDLPAVKRDIAEVLTTSQDWWPADFGHYGPFMIRMAWHSAGTYRISDGRGGAGAGQQRFAPLNSWPDNGNLDKARRLLWPVKQKYGQSLSWADLMILTGNVALESMGFQTFGFGGGRPDVWEPDEDVYWGPETTWLDDERYTGDRELENPLGAVQMGLIYVNPQGPNGNPDPIAAARDIRETFRRMAMNDEETVALIAGGHTFGKTHGAGPAESVGADPEAAPMEAQGLGWANSFGTGKGGDAITSGLEGIWTNTPTTWDNTFFKILFGYDWELFKSPAGAYQWRPKDGAGAGTVPDPHDPSKTHAPTMLTTDLSLRVDPAYEEISRRFLANPAEFADAFARAWFKLTHRDMGPVVRYLGPEVPTETLLWQDPLPPVTHELVDAADVAALKQQVLDSNLTVSQLVSVAWASASSFRGSDKRGGANGARIRLQPQSGWEVNDPDQLAVVLRTLTGIQEAFNSAQSGGKRISLADLIVLAGAAAVERAARDGGFDVQVPFTPGRADATQEQTDVEAFAALEPVADGFRNYLGKGNRLPAEYLLLDRANLLTLSAPEMTVLVGGLRVLGANHRQTPDGVLTTTTGVLTNDFFVNLLDLGTTWSATSEDSTAFVGRDVATGRVRWNGTRADLVFGSNSELRALAEVYASDDAKEKFVRDFVAAWDKVMNLDRFDLA; encoded by the coding sequence ATGTCTGAGAACCATGATGCAATCGTCGCAGACGCCAAGTCGGAGGGTGGGGACGGCTGTCCGGTGGCGCACGAGCGGGCCCCGCACCCGACGCAGGGCGGCGGAAACCGCCAGTGGTGGCCCGAACGGCTCAACCTGAAGATCCTCGCCAAGAACCCGGCCGTCGCGAACCCCCTCGGGGAGGAGTTCGACTACGCCGCGGCGTTCAAGACGCTCGATCTTCCCGCCGTCAAGCGGGACATCGCCGAGGTGCTGACCACCTCCCAGGACTGGTGGCCCGCCGACTTCGGCCACTACGGCCCGTTCATGATCCGTATGGCCTGGCACAGCGCGGGCACCTACCGGATCAGCGACGGCCGCGGCGGCGCCGGGGCCGGCCAGCAGCGTTTCGCCCCCCTCAACAGCTGGCCGGACAACGGCAACCTCGACAAGGCCCGCCGTCTGCTGTGGCCGGTCAAGCAGAAGTACGGCCAGAGCCTCTCGTGGGCCGACCTCATGATCCTCACCGGCAACGTGGCCCTGGAGTCGATGGGCTTCCAGACCTTCGGCTTCGGCGGCGGCCGCCCGGACGTCTGGGAGCCCGACGAGGACGTCTACTGGGGCCCCGAGACCACCTGGCTCGACGACGAGCGCTACACCGGCGACCGCGAGCTGGAGAACCCGCTCGGCGCGGTCCAGATGGGCCTCATCTACGTCAACCCGCAGGGCCCGAACGGCAACCCGGACCCGATCGCCGCGGCGCGCGACATCCGTGAGACCTTCCGCCGGATGGCGATGAACGACGAGGAGACGGTCGCCCTGATCGCGGGCGGCCACACCTTCGGCAAGACCCACGGCGCGGGCCCGGCGGAGAGCGTCGGCGCCGACCCGGAGGCAGCCCCGATGGAGGCGCAGGGCCTGGGCTGGGCGAATTCCTTCGGCACCGGCAAGGGTGGCGACGCGATCACCAGCGGTCTCGAGGGCATCTGGACCAACACCCCGACCACCTGGGACAACACCTTCTTCAAGATCCTGTTCGGCTACGACTGGGAGCTGTTCAAGAGCCCCGCCGGGGCCTACCAGTGGCGGCCGAAGGACGGCGCCGGGGCGGGTACCGTGCCCGATCCCCACGACCCGTCCAAGACCCACGCCCCGACGATGCTGACGACCGACCTGTCGCTGCGGGTCGACCCGGCCTACGAGGAGATCTCGCGGCGCTTCCTCGCGAACCCCGCCGAGTTCGCCGACGCGTTCGCGCGCGCGTGGTTCAAGCTGACCCACCGCGACATGGGCCCGGTCGTACGCTACCTCGGCCCGGAGGTCCCGACCGAGACGCTGCTGTGGCAGGACCCGCTCCCCCCGGTGACGCACGAGCTCGTCGACGCCGCCGACGTCGCCGCGCTCAAGCAGCAGGTCCTCGACTCGAACCTGACGGTGTCCCAGCTCGTCTCGGTCGCGTGGGCCTCGGCCTCGTCCTTCCGCGGCAGCGACAAGCGCGGTGGTGCCAACGGCGCCCGGATCCGGCTCCAGCCGCAGAGCGGATGGGAGGTCAACGACCCGGACCAGCTGGCCGTGGTACTGCGTACCCTGACCGGTATCCAGGAGGCCTTCAACTCCGCGCAGAGCGGCGGCAAGCGGATCTCGCTCGCGGACCTGATCGTGCTGGCGGGCGCGGCCGCCGTCGAACGGGCCGCCCGGGACGGCGGGTTCGACGTGCAGGTGCCCTTCACCCCGGGCCGTGCGGACGCGACGCAGGAGCAGACGGACGTGGAGGCGTTCGCCGCGCTGGAACCGGTCGCCGACGGCTTCCGCAACTACCTCGGAAAGGGCAACCGGCTGCCGGCCGAGTACCTGCTGCTCGACCGGGCGAACCTGCTGACCCTCAGCGCCCCCGAGATGACGGTCCTGGTCGGTGGCCTGCGCGTGCTCGGCGCGAACCACCGGCAGACGCCGGACGGTGTCCTCACCACGACCACCGGGGTCCTCACCAACGATTTCTTCGTCAACCTGCTCGACCTGGGCACGACGTGGTCGGCGACCTCCGAGGACTCGACCGCGTTCGTGGGCCGCGACGTGGCCACGGGCCGGGTCAGGTGGAACGGCACCCGGGCCGACCTCGTCTTCGGGTCGAACTCGGAGCTGCGCGCCCTCGCGGAGGTCTACGCGAGCGACGACGCGAAGGAGAAGTTCGTGAGGGACTTCGTCGCGGCGTGGGACAAGGTGATGAACCTCGACCGGTTCGACCTCGCCTGA
- a CDS encoding YjbQ family protein: MADIFASRTIDVTTGDRETVHDLTDACASFLGEVARGRSGLLNIFTPHATAGLAVIETGAGSDEDLLKALAFLLPGDDRWRHRHGSPGHGRDHVLPAIVPPHATLPVIDGLLELGTWQSVTLVDTNRDNPRRQVRLSFLGY; the protein is encoded by the coding sequence ATGGCCGACATCTTCGCCTCACGCACCATCGACGTGACGACCGGTGACCGGGAGACCGTCCACGACCTGACCGACGCCTGCGCGTCGTTCCTCGGAGAGGTGGCGCGGGGCCGGAGCGGGCTGCTCAACATCTTCACGCCGCACGCGACCGCCGGACTCGCCGTCATCGAGACGGGAGCGGGCAGCGACGAGGACCTCCTGAAGGCCCTGGCATTCCTGCTGCCGGGCGATGACCGCTGGCGGCACCGGCACGGTTCCCCCGGCCACGGCAGGGACCACGTACTGCCCGCGATCGTCCCGCCGCACGCGACGCTCCCCGTGATCGACGGATTGCTGGAGCTCGGAACCTGGCAGTCCGTCACCCTCGTGGACACCAACCGGGACAACCCCCGCCGCCAGGTCCGGCTGTCCTTCCTCGGCTACTGA
- a CDS encoding Fur family transcriptional regulator: MSDLLERLRGRGWRMTSQRRVVAEVLDGDHVHLTADEVHARAARKLPEISRATVYNALGELVALGEVVEVTTDGRAKRYDPNAHHPHQHLVCSACGLIRDVHPTDDPLAGLPAAERFGFTVSGVEVTYRGLCPDCA; encoded by the coding sequence ATGAGTGACCTGCTGGAGCGTTTGCGCGGGCGTGGCTGGCGGATGACGTCCCAGCGGCGCGTGGTCGCCGAGGTCCTCGACGGCGACCACGTACACCTCACGGCGGACGAGGTGCACGCCCGCGCGGCCCGGAAGCTGCCGGAGATCTCCCGGGCGACGGTCTACAACGCGCTGGGCGAGCTGGTCGCCCTCGGCGAGGTCGTGGAGGTCACCACCGACGGCCGGGCGAAGCGCTACGACCCCAACGCGCACCACCCGCACCAGCACCTGGTGTGCTCCGCCTGCGGCCTCATCCGCGACGTGCACCCGACGGACGACCCCCTGGCCGGTCTCCCGGCCGCCGAGCGCTTCGGCTTCACGGTGTCCGGGGTCGAGGTCACCTACCGCGGCCTGTGCCCGGACTGCGCGTAG
- a CDS encoding branched-chain amino acid ABC transporter permease: MSTPTTSRAIGTAVLLGLTLAPFLLGPYAVATLSRTLVFALLALSVNLLTGLTGLPTLGQSAYFGVGAYTAAIVAKDLTDIGPLQLLIAAGVSALVAVLTGWLAVRARGVVFLMLTLAIGEIAHSAAVNWKPVTGGTDGVSGIPPVVPLPGMPALELDGLVYFYVLAVFLLLLAAVTRLGATPFALALRGIRDNEPRMKAIGHPTRRYALTVYCGAAALAGAAGSMWVSAQRFVSPGDAGFEIAALALLAVVIGGSGSIRGACAAAALIWLTRDYLGNLEAVAGRGPLLLGLLLVVAVYTLPRGLAGVRLPHQPSRKRAA, from the coding sequence ATGAGCACGCCCACGACATCCCGGGCGATCGGCACCGCCGTGCTCCTCGGGCTCACCCTGGCCCCCTTCCTGCTCGGCCCGTACGCCGTCGCCACCCTCTCGCGGACCCTGGTGTTCGCCCTGCTCGCGCTGAGCGTGAACCTGCTGACCGGGCTGACCGGGCTGCCGACCCTCGGCCAGTCCGCCTACTTCGGCGTCGGCGCCTACACCGCGGCCATCGTCGCGAAGGACCTCACGGACATCGGCCCGCTCCAACTCCTGATCGCGGCGGGCGTCTCCGCGCTGGTGGCCGTACTCACCGGGTGGCTCGCCGTCCGCGCCCGCGGCGTGGTGTTCCTCATGCTGACGCTGGCCATCGGCGAGATCGCCCACAGCGCCGCCGTCAACTGGAAGCCGGTGACGGGCGGCACCGACGGGGTGTCCGGGATCCCACCCGTCGTGCCGCTGCCCGGCATGCCCGCGCTGGAGCTCGACGGGCTGGTCTACTTCTACGTACTGGCCGTCTTCCTGCTGCTCCTCGCGGCCGTCACCCGCCTGGGCGCGACCCCCTTCGCCCTCGCCCTGCGCGGAATCCGCGACAACGAGCCCCGCATGAAGGCGATCGGCCACCCCACCCGGCGGTACGCCCTCACCGTCTACTGCGGCGCCGCGGCCCTGGCCGGCGCCGCCGGGTCGATGTGGGTCTCGGCACAGCGCTTCGTCTCGCCCGGCGACGCCGGCTTCGAGATCGCCGCCCTCGCCCTGCTGGCCGTCGTCATCGGCGGCTCCGGCTCCATCAGGGGGGCCTGCGCCGCGGCCGCGCTCATCTGGCTGACCCGCGACTACCTCGGAAACCTCGAAGCCGTCGCCGGACGCGGCCCGCTGCTGCTCGGCCTGCTGCTCGTCGTTGCCGTGTACACCCTGCCCCGCGGACTGGCCGGCGTACGGCTCCCGCACCAGCCGAGCCGGAAGAGGGCGGCGTGA
- a CDS encoding alpha/beta fold hydrolase produces MRHRMPLLPVVAAAVALAAVAGCGGPSALRGSPPAPSSVPASGDFSGQVDVGGGRKIHLSCKGSGSPLVLLESGLHDSSDTWTFTDTRPPVPKSPAVFPGVAAFTRVCVYDRPGTVRYTDPPALTTRSTPVDGTRTLTAMADDLDRLLTSARLPGPYVLVGHSFGGMITRLYAQRHPDKTAGLVFVDAFGTDVRALFGARWAAYRELLDRPGTPFDAKPAFERVDIDGSIDAVTAAHPLPAVPMAVLSKTEPFAAPPGTPKDLLDTLERAWPRVQQKLVELGSQTPHFLATGSDHYVQVHDPDLTISAVRLVVGRVQAEP; encoded by the coding sequence ATGCGACACCGAATGCCGCTCCTGCCCGTCGTGGCGGCCGCGGTGGCCCTGGCCGCCGTCGCCGGGTGCGGCGGCCCCTCGGCGCTGCGCGGCTCACCGCCCGCGCCCTCCTCCGTACCGGCCAGCGGTGACTTCTCCGGCCAGGTCGACGTGGGCGGCGGCCGGAAGATCCATCTGAGCTGCAAGGGCAGCGGCAGCCCCCTCGTCCTACTGGAATCCGGGCTGCACGACTCCTCCGACACCTGGACCTTCACCGACACCCGCCCGCCCGTACCGAAATCCCCGGCGGTGTTTCCGGGCGTCGCCGCGTTCACCCGGGTCTGCGTCTACGACCGGCCCGGAACCGTCCGGTACACCGACCCGCCGGCCCTCACCACGCGCAGCACACCGGTCGACGGCACCCGCACGCTCACCGCGATGGCCGACGACCTCGACCGGCTGCTGACGTCCGCACGCCTGCCGGGCCCCTACGTGCTGGTCGGTCACTCCTTCGGCGGGATGATCACCCGGCTGTACGCCCAGCGGCACCCGGACAAGACGGCGGGCCTGGTCTTCGTCGACGCCTTCGGTACGGACGTCCGCGCCCTCTTCGGCGCGCGGTGGGCCGCGTACCGCGAGCTGCTCGACCGGCCCGGCACGCCCTTCGACGCGAAACCCGCCTTCGAGAGGGTGGACATCGACGGCTCGATCGATGCCGTCACCGCCGCGCACCCCCTGCCCGCGGTCCCCATGGCCGTCCTCAGCAAGACGGAACCCTTCGCCGCCCCGCCCGGGACCCCGAAGGACCTGCTGGACACCCTCGAGCGGGCGTGGCCCCGGGTCCAGCAGAAGCTGGTGGAGCTGGGGTCCCAGACCCCGCACTTCCTGGCCACCGGGAGCGACCACTACGTACAGGTGCACGATCCCGACCTGACGATCAGCGCCGTCCGGCTCGTCGTGGGCCGCGTCCAGGCGGAGCCGTAG